A single Epinephelus lanceolatus isolate andai-2023 chromosome 22, ASM4190304v1, whole genome shotgun sequence DNA region contains:
- the zbtb4 gene encoding uncharacterized protein zbtb4: MVSGEKVWDPLHAGLIQSHLSEQHLAAGLTPLCNITHTATKDTTWRQSQRLPPLSSPPLSLVAVDTPHPVRASSPLHRPVNFYGLNKIEGLHKPVHCLGVASQPEEEEEEEEGEAEPLEMKGKRHGGRGEAMMEDRLEDMADGPKNAKITLSFPLSAAPLPASLTSPNHCRSSSSSSPSPHRRRPSSKSSDEGSLWKLDATMDVKHRPFKPPRHDSSPSSSPSSSSSPMTVHALIRKDIKSPPPLKCSKLNPETQFHRSPPRSSSGSLGGCYGGDGWDERHRVANGTASPSQTAQILFSLGTSAYQRGGDAERREKITGRPAGKVGSPHGPSLHPPTLHLPPPLPPPPPPPSEGLTAPPHSSSYSPTDSLKPELICGVCHRLFSSASSLTVHMRLHRGSRALSCRYCGKVFIHSKRLQSHEASCRVPGLPSNSLGPPSLTVQPKEEPLEEGEVRVEGGVIVGQTDISKARPGKKARSLLARIQGDDAAAAELLAGDEHHFVKVVDGNVIYFCSVCERSYMTLSSLKRHSNVHSWRRKYPCHFCDKVFALAEYRTKHEVWHTGERRYQCIFCWDAFATYYNLKTHQKTIHGINPSLISSEKTANGGYKQKANALKLYRLLPMRSQKRPYKTYSDSLHNGLLLPPTETPSLSLPGLGCTLGPGDLQSLISGAHPQSVKPDPEDFPDGFPVSVSTEHGDLSSLTPLPQADMPQVRKHESEALELEQGRGGSSFKMSSSSKTKTPKTARGTETSMPSVITYGHTKPSVIVHGTAVSSSVIVHSNQVTSGSEKSPMSSPSPETSSSQTSYKGSPRPIKKQRDSADNHRKRPRDSSDTTEEGSRGRQGEETGGLFHKSRKSHSKSDISNSKQVSASVGPQVKEAGPLCQITVRIGEEAIVKRSISETDLRRDKSLSPPKTKRSETSLREAKETRHAHSHHHHHKHRLHRRVSLEEDGDKEAGDCEEEEEEEEVRKKSSKSPDEVREYYFRREVRDQESDHDTEDNLWRPYYSYKPKRKAQAHLQRVKSWQRKLKFKRSIRLKRRTERLKNHVNKDTEKSQDEEEDGKIEEAKKVPKANRDKGEGEKKDYLSAPLKEKNKDADEQVKEAHQEASTPPLHSPKPPLSTSVAPTGIKRRPWTNGNAAECGTCGRWFSSPRKRDKHELSHLLEFVCLFCRATFPSRDKLEDHQRAQHPKPSEAPPVPPKVALGEQLEGVGVKSVPEIAKYDEEKGGQIVGVNSSPSRLSRRALSRHTCPQCHKVCKTSSALTRHIRRHELSSSPEREKEDKDSEPKTTETVVTTVSRDLETEKGQVPSALSVSVISYSTPDPPSSGDCLASQQHEDHLTELTDEHQMSESRDKPELTELTHPALEREPSPQITDPPLEIPVNLTPTKHEFTPATPSTPHSVLVMNGSECLDYRTPSKKSLDSQIHRIPSPVHIVASTNTSPNVPMTSQTRITTAAPPVSMTTALSSEGGFMKRDGVIMDRERQGGSSVFLRAGYEETPLVQDLRVQSLSRSPSPNEAQDLTMSSILAREREIERQREKERELERLRERERDKEIVKEREKEIERAHQMSRAAHAPQDQVSLLVPKEEPLSPVPSPQHMPTQTTMNGSSSHRHTPKSPCRSPSTIGLLAQANRQVHSSSQGLDRLTLPTGAAGAGDRPSAHALLLPRAPQPPEPEHHDTVSSRDSQQGDATPVGYPAQNYPLPLIVPDSYRSGKKQEENLLMSSYPAGALPFGPLGKMMVPNGGDLAKLPFYPDPYQLLYGPQLLAYPYNLAALPVALNMMAPGGDKVEPLPFLPAIFNYAATAGPYMGAAPHPLVANPSLYSSSSGSSKKQRDSSSSKP, translated from the coding sequence ATGGTGTCCGGTGAGAAGGTGTGGGACCCCCTCCACGCGGGCCTTATTCAGTCACATCTGAGTGAACAACACTTGGCTGCTGGGCTTACTCCCCTCTGCAACATCACGCATACTGCAACTAAGGACACCACGTGGCGCCAGAGTCAGCGGTTGCCACCTTTGTCTTCCCCGCCACTGTCATTAGTGGCTGTAGACACCCCTCACCCAGTACGGGCCTCCTCACCATTACACCGGCCTGTCAATTTCTACGGCTTGAACAAGATCGAAGGGCTACACAAACCAGTCCACTGTCTTGGAGTGGCCTCCCAgccggaagaagaagaagaggaggaggaaggggaagcTGAGCCGTTGGAGATGAAGGGTAAAAGGCATGGGGGCCGGGGAGAGGCCATGATGGAGGACAGGCTGGAGGACATGGCTGATGGAcctaaaaatgcaaaaatcaccCTAAGCTTCCCACTTAGCGCCGCTCCCCTCCCAGCCTCCCTGACCTCTCCAAACCACTGTCGTAGCTCTTCCTCGTCCTCGCCTTCCCCTCACCGACGGCGGCCATCCTCCAAGAGCTCAGATGAGGGGTCACTGTGGAAACTTGACGCTACCATGGACGTGAAGCACAGACCTTTTAAGCCCCCGAGGCACGACAGCTCTCCGTCCTCTtcaccatcctcctcctcatctcctaTGACTGTTCATGCACTTATAAGGAAGGATATAAAATCCCCGCCTCCTCTTAAGTGCTCCAAACTCAATCCAGAGACTCAGTTTCACAGGTCACCCCCAAGATCCTCCAGTGGGTCTTTAGGTGGCTGTTACGGGGGCGATGGATGGGATGAGAGACACAGGGTGGCCAACGGCACAGCCTCACCCTCTCAAACCGCCCAGATCCTCTTCAGCCTGGGCACATCGGCCTATCAGAGAGGAGGGGatgcagagaggagggagaaaatAACAGGAAGACCAGCTGGGAAAGTGGGGAGCCCTCATGGACCAAGCCTTCACCCAcccaccctccacctccctccccccttaccaccacctcctcctcccccatctGAGGGCCTTACCGCACCCCCTCACTCGTCTTCCTATTCCCCTACCGACAGTCTGAAGCCCGAACTGATTTGCGGGGTGTGCCATCGGCTTTTCAGCTCAGCCTCGTCCCTGACAGTCCACATGCGGCTGCATCGTGGCAGCCGCGCCCTCAGTTGCCGCTATTGTGGCAAAGTCTTCATCCACAGCAAGAGACTGCAATCCCATGAGGCTTCCTGCAGGGTGCCAGGCCTACCCTCCAACAGCCTGGGCCCTCCTTCTCTCACTGTGCAGCCAAAGGAGGAGCCGCTGGAGGAGGGTGAGGTGAGAGTGGAGGGGGGAGTGATTGTGGGACAAACAGACATCAGCAAGGCGCGGCCGGGGAAGAAAGCGCGGAGCCTCCTGGCACGTATCCAAGGTgatgatgcagcagcagcagagctactaGCGGGTGATGAGCACCATTTTGTGAAGGTGGTAGATGGCAATGTCATTTacttctgctctgtgtgtgaacGCTCCTACATGACTCTATCCAGCCTGAAGCGTCACTCTAATGTGCACTCATGGCGCCGCAAATATCCGTGCCACTTCTGTGACAAGGTCTTTGCCCTGGCCGAGTACCGCACAAAGCATGAGGTGTGGCACACAGGAGAGCGGCGCTACCAGTGCATCTTCTGCTGGGATGCCTTTGCCACCTACTACAATCTCAAAACACACCAGAAGACCATTCATGGGATTAATCCCAGCCTCATTTCCAGTGAAAAGACAGCTAATGGCGGTTATAAGCAGAAAGCTAATGCCCTCAAGCTCTACCGCCTTCTCCCCATGCGCTCCCAGAAGAGACCCTACAAGACTTACAGTGACAGTTTGCATAATGGACTGCTACTGCCACCAACTGAAACACCTTCGCTCTCCCTGCCTGGCCTGGGCTGTACTCTGGGCCCTGGGGACCTACAAAGCCTCATCAGTGGGGCCCACCCTCAGAGTGTAAAGCCTGACCCAGAGGACTTCCCCGATGGCTTCCCTGTTTCTGTGTCTACTGAGCATGGGGACCTCTCCTCACTAACACCCCTCCCCCAAGCGGACATGCCCCAAGTCAGAAAACACGAGAGTGAGGCCCTAGAGTTAGAGCAGGGGAGAGGCGGCAGCAGCTTCAAAATGTCGAGTAGCAGCAAAACCAAAACACCCAAGACTGCTAGAGGCACAGAGACAAGCATGCCTTCTGTGATAACATATGGCCATACAAAACCCTCTGTCATAGTTCATGGAACAGCGGTGTCATCCTCTGTCATTGTGCATAGCAACCAGGTCACCTCTGGGAGTGAAAAAAGCCCAATGAGCAGCCCATCCCCTGAAaccagcagcagtcagacttCATACAAGGGCAGTCCCAGGCCAATCAAAAAGCAAAGGGATAGTGCAGATAACCACAGAAAGAGGCCAAGAGACAGTTCAGATACCACAGAGGAGGGCTCGAGAGGTAGACAGGGTGAAGAGACAGGCGGATTATTTCACAAATCACGCAAATCCCACAGCAAGAGTGACATCTCTAACTCAAAGCAGGTGTCAGCATCTGTAGGGCCACAGGTCAAAGAGGCAGGGCCACTGTGCCAGATTACTGTACGTATCGGTGAGGAAGCCATAGTGAAGCGCAGCATCTCTGAGACAGACCTTAGGCGAGACAAGAGCCTTTCTCCTCCCAAAACCAAACGCAGTGAAACATCTTTGCGGGAAGCCAAGGAAACACGCCATGCTCACtcccaccaccatcaccacaaACACCGCCTCCACCGCAGAGTCAGCCTGGAAGAAGACGGTGATAAGGAAGCGGGAgactgtgaggaggaggaggaggaggaggaggtgaggaaaAAGAGCTCCAAGTCCCCTGATGAAGTGAGGGAGTACTACTTCCGTCGGGAGGTGCGTGATCAGGAGAGTGACCATGACACAGAGGATAATTTATGGCGGCCTTACTACTCCTACAAGCCTAAAAGAAAGGCCCAAGCACATCTACAGAGGGTCAAGAGCTGGCAGAGGAAACTGAAGTTCAAGCGCTCGATCCGGTtgaagaggaggacagagaggctCAAGAACCATGTGAATAAAGACACAGAGAAATCacaagatgaggaggaggatggaaaGATTGAGGAGGCCAAAAAAGTTCCAAAAGCTAACAGAGACAAGGGAGAGGGGGAAAAGAAAGATTATCTCTCTGCCCCTttaaaggagaaaaacaaagatgcGGACGAACAAGTTAAGGAGGCCCATCAAGAGGCTTCCACTCCTCCTCTGCACTCTCCAAAGCCTCCTCTGTCTACCTCAGTGGCTCCAACGGGAATTAAGAGGCGGCCTTGGACTAATGGGAACGCAGCAGAGTGTGGTACATGTGGCCGCTGGTTCTCAAGCCCCAGGAAGCGAGACAAACACGAGCTGAGCCATCTGCTGGAGTTTGTATGCCTCTTCTGCCGAGCCACGTTCCCCTCGAGGGATAAGTTGGAAGACCACCAGAGAGCCCAGCATCCCAAGCCTTCTGAGGCACCACCTGTACCCCCGAAAGTGGCACTTGGCGAGCAACTTGAAGGGGTCGGGGTTAAATCTGTGCCAGAGATCGCAAAGTATGATGAAGAAAAAGGGGGGCAGATAGTGGGGGTTAATTCTAGTCCAAGTCGCCTAAGCAGAAGAGCATTATCACGACACACCTGTCCACAGTGTCACAAGGTGTGCAAGACATCTTCAGCACTAACTCGCCATATCCGACGCCATGAGTTAAGCAGTTccccagagagagaaaaggaagatAAAGACTCAGAGCCAAAAACAACAGAGACAGTTGTTACCACTGTTAGCAGAGACCTAGAGACTGAAAAAGGACAGGTTCCCAGTGCTCTCTCTGTTTCAGTTATCAGCTATTCAACACCAGACCCGCCCAGCAGTGGCGACTGTTTGGCGTCACAGCAGCATGAAGACCATCTCACTGAACTGACAGATGAACATCAGATGTCAGAATCAAGAGACAAACCTGAACTGACAGAGCTCACACATCCAGCTCTAGAGAGAGAGCCCAGCCCACAAATCACAGACCCTCCATTAGAAATCCCAGTTAACCTTACACCCACTAAACACGAATTCACGCCTGCCACACCCTCCACTCCACACAGCGTGCTCGTCATGAACGGATCTGAATGTCTGGACTACCGCACCCCCAGCAAAAAGAGCCTAGACAGCCAGATCCACAGAATACCCAGCCCTGTGCACATCGTGGCATCCACCAACACCTCTCCAAATGTGCCCATGACGTCACAGACCAGAATAACCACTGCTGCTCCTcctgtttccatgacaacagcTCTCAGCTCTGAGGGGGGATTCATGAAACGGGATGGGGTCATTATGGACAGAGAGAGGCAAGGGGGGAGTAGTGTATTCCTACGTGCAGGTTATGAGGAGACACCTCTGGTCCAGGACCTCAGAGTTCAATCCCTGTCCAGGAGCCCCTCTCCCAATGAAGCACAAGACCTGACCATGTCCTCTATTCTCGCTAGAGAGCGGGAGATAGAGaggcaaagagagaaagagagggagctggagagactgagagaaagggagagggacAAAGAAATAGTGAAAGAGCGAGAAAAAGAGATAGAGAGGGCCCATCAGATGAGTAGAGCTGCACATGCCCCACAGGACCAGGTTTCTCTGTTGGTCCCTAAAGAGGAGCCCTTGAGCCCTGTGCCGTCCCCCCAGCATATGCCCACTCAAACCACTATGAATGGATCCTCCTCACACAGGCACACTCCCAAGTCCCCCTGCCGGTCCCCCTCAACTATTGGCCTCCTAGCTCAAGCCAACCGCCAGGTTCACTCCAGTTCACAAGGACTCGACAGGCTCACACTGCCCACTGGAGCAGCTGGTGCTGGTGACCGCCCCTCTGCCCATGCTCTGCTTCTCCCCCGAGCCCCCCAGCCACCTGAGCCTGAGCACCACGATACTGTTTCTTCCAGAGATTCCCAGCAGGGAGACGCCACCCCAGTGGGCTACCCTGCCCAGAATTATCCCCTACCCCTTATTGTGCCGGACAGCTACCGCTCTGGTAAGAAGCAGGAGGAAAACCTGCTCATGTCCTCCTACCCTGCTGGAGCACTTCCCTTTGGCCCACTGGGGAAAATGATGGTCCCTAATGGCGGGGACCTGGCTAAGCTGCCATTTTATCCGGACCCTTACCAGCTGCTCTATGGGCCTCAGCTGCTGGCCTATCCCTATAACCTGGCGGCTCTTCCTGTGGCTCTGAACATGATGGCACCTGGGGGGGACAAGGTGGAgcctctgcctttcctcccTGCCATCTTTAACTACGCAGCCACTGCTGGGCCCTACATGGGCGCAGCCCCTCACCCCCTTGTGGCAAACCCCAGCctctacagcagcagcagcggcagcagcaagAAGCAacgagacagcagcagcagcaaaccgTAG